A genomic window from Elaeis guineensis isolate ETL-2024a chromosome 3, EG11, whole genome shotgun sequence includes:
- the LOC105042420 gene encoding replication factor C subunit 1 isoform X1, with protein MSSDIRKWFMKQHDKGNGTASKPAAKPASAASEKPPSPVLDELVQGAQENSGRRKTSKYFATTTATESGSKQTTKDGKVTQKSPAKRKAQKIREDFQDDVKPVPAKKFHKDEDDDFVPSNDKKKAAEVKPSKKLKSGSGGGVSKNSVDKDDDDYDEDELDDKYVETPIKAGGRGRGGRGAGAAAGGRGRGGGRGGFMNFGERKDPPHKGEKEVPEGAPECLAGLTFVISGTLDSLEREEAEDLIKHHGGRVTGSVSKRTSFLLADEDIGGRKSSKAKELGIPFLTEDGLFDMIRKSKPAKAHVQEEQKKKVEKSPIKSTPLKVEAKVDRVGSGGRKDAAKIVKSGTSPGKPKIQSTDRSSLTWTEKYRPKVPNDIIGNQSLVKQLHDWLIHWNEQFLHTDQKGKGKKQADSGSKKAVLLSGSPGIGKSTSAKLVSQMLGFQAIEVNASDNRGKADTKIVKGVGGNTSNSIKELISNEALSCGKNWSKHPKSVLIMDEVDGMSAGDRGGVADLIASIKISKIPIICICNDRYSQKLKSLVNYCLLLNFRKPTKQQMAKRLKQIADAEGLQVNEIALEELADRVNGDMRMAINQLQYMSLSQSVINYDDIRQRLLSSSKDEDISPFTAVDKLFGFNGGKLRMDERIDLSMSDPDLVPLIIQENYINYRPSSIGKDDNGVKRMNLLARAAESIGDGDIVNVQIRRYRQWQLSQAGSFASCIIPAALMHGHRETLEPGERNYNRFGGWLGKNSTTGKNLRLLEDVHIHILASQEANMNRETLRVDYFTLLLKQLTDPLRVMPKEEAVQKVVELMDTYSLSQEDFDTIVELSKFRGHPNPMEGIQPAVKAALTKAYKQGSSSRVVRAADLITLPGVKKAPKKRIAAMLEPVEGGLAEENGDAVAEGEEEDSSDSEDTDDVGSNTNGEAKPQLDLLGNKPKGVQVELDLKSNGKSKSGAKKKTPASKSQGSESAGKGPRGSGGGKRKR; from the exons ATG TCGTCGGATATAAGGAAATGGTTTATGAAGCAACATGACAAGGGGAATGGGACTGCTTCCAAGCCTGCTGCAAAGCCTGCGTCGGCTGCTTCTGAGAAGCCGCCTTCACCTGTTTTAGACGAATTG GTGCAAGGAGCTCAAGAGAATTCAGGTAGAAGAAAAACAAGCAAATACTTTGCAACTACCACTGCAACAGAATCAGGCTCTAAACAAACAACAAAAGATGGAAAGGTGACTCAAAAATCACCTGCAAAGAGGAAGGCCCAAAAAATTAGGGAGGATTTTCAAGATGATGTTAAACCAGTGCCTGCAAAGAAGTTTCACAAGGATGAAGATGATGACTTTGTGCCATCCAATGACAAGAAAAAGGCGGCCGAGGTCAAACCCTCCAAGAAATTGAAAAGTGGATCAGGTGGAGGAGTTTCAAAGAATTCTGTTGATAAGGATGATGATGATTATGATGAAGATGAGCTTGATGATAAATATGTTGAGACTCCCATTAAAGCTGGTGGGAGAGGCAGGGGTGGAAGAGGAGCAGGAGCAGCTGCAGGAGGAAGAGGCAGAGGTGGTGGGAGAGGTGGGTTCATGAATTTTGGTGAGAGGAAGGATCCACCACACAAAGGAGAGAAG GAAGTTCCAGAAGGTGCTCCTGAATGTTTAGCTGGTCTGACTTTTGTTATAAGTGGGACACTTGACAG TTTGGAAAGGGAAGAAGCAGAAGATCTAATTAAGCACCATGGTGGTCGGGTCACTGGATCTGTCAGCAAAAGAACA AGTTTCCTTCTAGCTGATGAAGACATTGGTGGAAGGAAATCTTCAAAAGCCAAAGAGTTGGG TATCCCCTTTCTTACTGAGGATGGATTGTTTGACATGATCCGAAAATCCAAGCCTGCAAAAGCACACGTGCaggaagaacaaaagaagaaGGTTGAGAAATCACCAATAAAGAGCACTCCACTTAAAGTTGAAGCAAAAG TAGATCGAGTTGGTTCTGGAGGAAGAAAAGATGCTGCAAAAATTGTTAAGTCAGGCACCTCTCCTGGCAAGCCAAAAATCCAATCCACTGACCGCAGTTCATTGACATGGACCGAGAAATACCGACCTAAAGTTCCAAATGACATCATTGGCAACCAGTCACTT GTTAAGCAACTTCATGATTGGTTAATCCACTGGAATGAACAATTTCTGCATACTGACCAAAAGGGGAAGGGGAAAAAGCAGGCTGATAGTGGATCCAAAAAAGCTGTACTCTTAAGTGGATCTCCTGGGATTGGGAAAAGCACTTCAGCGAAGTTAGTTAGTCAGATGCTTGGATTTCAGGCTATTGAG GTTAATGCAAGTGATAATCGTGGCAAGGCAGATACCAAAATTGTTAAAGGAGTCGGTGGAAATACATCAAATTCTATCAAAGAACTTATCAGCAATGAAGCCCTAAGTTGTGGCAAGAACTG GTCAAAGCATCCAAAATCTGTACTAATCATGGATGAGGTTGATGGTATGTCTGCTGGAGATAGAGGTGGTGTTGCTGATCTTATTGCTagtataaaaatatctaaaatcccTATCATTTGCATCTGCAATGACCGCTACAGTCAGAAACTTAAGAGTCTTGTCAACTACTGCCTGCTGCTTAACTTCAGGAAGCCTACTAAACAGCAG ATGGCAAAGAGGTTGAAGCAGATTGCAGATGCTGAAGGTCTTCAAGTTAATGAG ATTGCACTTGAAGAACTTGCAGACAGAGTGAATGGAGATATGCGGATGGCAATAAATCAGTTGCAGTACATGAGCCTCTCGCAATCAGTAATCAATTATGATGATATCAGACAGCGCCTTCTTAGTAGTTCAAAAGATGAAGATATTTCACCTTTTACAGCCGTTGACAA GTTATTTGGTTTCAATGGTGGAAAATTGCGTATGGATGAGAGGATTGACTTGAGCATGAGTGACCCTGACCTGGTCCCTCTTATTATTCAG GAAAATTATATCAACTATCGACCGTCTTCTATTGGAAAGGATGACAATGGAGTCAAAAGAATGAACTTGCTTGCCCGGGCTGCTGAGTCTATTGGGGATGGTGACATAGTCAATGTCCAAATTAGAAGATATCGTCAATGGCAGCTATCCCAAGCTGGATCATTTGCCTCTTGCATAATTCC GGCTGCTTTGATGCATGGTCACAGGGAGACCCTTGAACcg GGAGAGCGAAACTATAACAGATTTGGTGGATGGTTGGGAAAGAACTCAACAACGGGAAAGAACTTGAGGCTTTTGGAGGATGTCCATATTCATATTCTTGCCTCCCAGGAAGCTAATATGAACAG GGAGACTTTGCGGGTGGATTACTTTACTCTTCTGCTGAAACAGCTGACAGATCCTCTGCGAGTGATGCCCAAG GAGGAAGCTGTTCAGAAGGTTGTGGAGTTAATGGACACTTATTCCCTAAGTCAAGAGGATTTTGATACCATTGTGGAGCTGTCCAAATTCCGG GGCCACCCTAATCCAATGGAAGGAATTCAACCAGCAGTTAAAGCCGCATTAACCAAGGCATATAAGCAGGGGAGCAGCTCTCGTGTGGTGCGAGCAGCAGACTTGATCACTCTTCCAGGCGTGAAGAAGGCTCCAAAAAAACGAATAGCAGCAATGCTGGAGCCAGTGGAGGGTGGTTTAGCTGAAGAAAATGGAGATGCTGTGGCAGAAGGTGAAGAAGAGGATTCTTCTGATTCAGAAGATACTG atgatGTTGGATCCAACACTAATGGTGAGGCCAAGCCACAGCTGGATCTCCTTGGCAATAAACCTAAAG GAGTTCAAGTGGAGCTTGATTTGAAAAGTAATGggaaatcaaaatcaggtgcCAAGAAGAAGACCCCTGCAAGCAAATCTCAGGGATCCGAGTCTGCGGGGAAGGGGCCCCGAGGTTCAGGGGGTGGAAAGAGGAAGAGATAA
- the LOC105042419 gene encoding fasciclin-like arabinogalactan protein 15 gives MVATTHRSLLQPPVRPNVPTFRHLSFIDSAQPTCPVTRWYPLPSPTTSLSLISPSVLVFFPPWCNGPCAFKTGQDSPSESKRALSKASSSFSAPAAAMDSGHFPLLLALLLTILAGISSALPENAPTLPSQINSNSVLVALLDSHYTELAELVEKALLLRALEDAVGRHNLTIFAPRNDALDPEFKHFLLEPGNLKSLQTLILYHVIPSRVVASESWAAEPVDQRTLSGDRLRLSGDGTAVKRVGTTVVIHPDAVVRPDGVIHGIERMLVPRSVQEEYLNRRRRLSSVAAVLPTGAPEADPRTTGHRLFPSRPVSPSDGPTTSPDPAVAAPSSAPAPAPGSAFQVFDGESEVRDFIQSLIRYGGYNELADVLANLTSLASEMGRLVSEGYVLTVLAPNDEAMGKLTAEQLSEAGAPERMVYYHLIPEYQTEESMYNAVRRFGKVRYDTLRVPHKVVAREADGSVKFGQGEASAYLFDPDIYTDGRISVQGIDSVLFPPEEDTVSPAPAPTATVGVAKPRRGMLLEVACQMVGAFGQRSRFTTCQ, from the exons ATGGTGGCCACCACTCACCGCTCCCTTTTACAACCACCGGTTCGTCCGAATGTCCCCACATTTCGCCACCTATCCTTTATCGACTCCGCCCAACCGACGTGTCCTGTTACACGGTGGTACCCGCTCCCTTCTCCGACCACCAGCCTGTCCCTCATTTCGCCATCTGTCCTTGTCTTTTTTCCTCCTTGGTGTAACGGACCCTGTGCCTTTAAAACTGGTCAAGATTCCCCATCGGAGAGCAAACGCGCACTCTCCAAAGCTTCGAGTTCTTTCTCCGCCCCTGCCGCCGCCATGGATTCCGGCCATTTTCCGCTTCTCCTCGCCCTACTCCTGACGATCCTCGCCGGAATATCGTCGGCATTGCCGGAAAATGCTCCCACATTGCCGTCGCAGATCAACTCCAACTCGGTCCTGGTCGCGCTGCTCGACTCCCACTACACGGAGCTGGCGGAGCTCGTGGAGAAGGCCCTCCTCCTCCGCGCCCTAGAGGATGCTGTCGGCCGCCACAACCTCACCATCTTCGCCCCCCGCAACGATGCCCTCGACCCCGAGTTCAAGCACTTCCTGCTCGAGCCCGGCAACCTCAAGTCGCTCCAAACCCTCATCCTCTACCACGTGATCCCCTCCCGCGTCGTCGCCTCCGAATCATGGGCGGCCGAGCCCGTCGACCAGCGGACCCTCTCCGGGGACCGCCTCCGCCTCTCCGGTGACGGCACCGCCGTGAAGCGGGTCGGGACCACCGTCGTGATCCACCCGGACGCGGTGGTCCGCCCGGACGGCGTCATCCACGGCATCGAGCGGATGCTGGTCCCCAGATCCGTCCAGGAGGAGTACCTCAACCGCCGGCGGAGGCTGTCCTCCGTCGCCGCCGTGCTGCCCACCGGCGCGCCCGAGGCCGACCCCCGGACGACCGGTCACCGCCTCTTCCCCTCGAGACCGGTCTCCCCTTCCGACGGGCCGACGACGTCCCCGGACCCCGCTGTGGCGGCTCCGTCGTCCGCGCCGGCGCCGGCGCCCGGGTCTGCCTTCCAGGTGTTCGATGGGGAGAGCGAGGTGAGGGACTTCATCCAGAGCCTGATCCGGTACGGCGGGTACAACGAGCTGGCGGACGTGCTGGCGAACCTGACGTCGCTGGCGTCGGAGATGGGGCGGCTGGTCTCGGAGGGCTACGTGCTGACGGTGCTGGCGCCCAACGACGAGGCGATGGGGAAGCTGACGGCGGAGCAGCTGAGCGAGGCGGGAGCGCCGGAGCGGATGGTGTACTACCACCTGATACCCGAGTACCAGACGGAGGAGAGCATGTACAACGCGGTGCGGCGTTTCGGGAAGGTCCGGTACGATACGCTACGGGTGCCCCACAAGGTGGTAGCCAGGGAGGCCGACGGCTCGGTCAAGTTCGGCCAGGGGGAGGCCTCCGCCTACCTCTTCGACCCGGACATCTACACCGACGGCAGGATCTCCGTGCAGGGCATAGACTCCGTGCTCTTCCCGCCGGAGGAGGATACCGTGTCGCCAGCGCCGGCGCCGACCGCCACCGTTGGCGTTGCCAAGCCAAGGCGAG GAATGTTGCTTGAGGTGGCGTGCCAGATGGTGGGTGCCTTCGGTCAGCGGTCTCGTTTCACCACCTGCCAGTAG
- the LOC105042420 gene encoding replication factor C subunit 1 isoform X3 produces the protein MSSDIRKWFMKQHDKGNGTASKPAAKPASAASEKPPSPVLDELVQGAQENSGRRKTSKYFATTTATESGSKQTTKDGKVTQKSPAKRKAQKIREDFQDDVKPVPAKKFHKDEDDDFVPSNDKKKAAEVKPSKKLKSGSGGGVSKNSVDKDDDDYDEDELDDKYVETPIKAGGRGRGGRGAGAAAGGRGRGGGRGGFMNFGERKDPPHKGEKEVPEGAPECLAGLTFVISGTLDSLEREEAEDLIKHHGGRVTGSVSKRTSFLLADEDIGGRKSSKAKELGIPFLTEDGLFDMIRKSKPAKAHVQEEQKKKVEKSPIKSTPLKVEAKVDRVGSGGRKDAAKIVKSGTSPGKPKIQSTDRSSLTWTEKYRPKVPNDIIGNQSLVKQLHDWLIHWNEQFLHTDQKGKGKKQADSGSKKAVLLSGSPGIGKSTSAKLVSQMLGFQAIEVNASDNRGKADTKIVKGVGGNTSNSIKELISNEALSCGKNWSKHPKSVLIMDEVDGMSAGDRGGVADLIASIKISKIPIICICNDRYSQKLKSLVNYCLLLNFRKPTKQQMAKRLKQIADAEGLQVNEIALEELADRVNGDMRMAINQLQYMSLSQSVINYDDIRQRLLSSSKDEDISPFTAVDKLFGFNGGKLRMDERIDLSMSDPDLVPLIIQENYINYRPSSIGKDDNGVKRMNLLARAAESIGDGDIVNVQIRRYRQWQLSQAGSFASCIIPAALMHGHRETLEPGERNYNRFGGWLGKNSTTGKNLRLLEDVHIHILASQEANMNRKYGPTTSLRCDEALWHALEAKFISFYPSSCLFNIVPLM, from the exons ATG TCGTCGGATATAAGGAAATGGTTTATGAAGCAACATGACAAGGGGAATGGGACTGCTTCCAAGCCTGCTGCAAAGCCTGCGTCGGCTGCTTCTGAGAAGCCGCCTTCACCTGTTTTAGACGAATTG GTGCAAGGAGCTCAAGAGAATTCAGGTAGAAGAAAAACAAGCAAATACTTTGCAACTACCACTGCAACAGAATCAGGCTCTAAACAAACAACAAAAGATGGAAAGGTGACTCAAAAATCACCTGCAAAGAGGAAGGCCCAAAAAATTAGGGAGGATTTTCAAGATGATGTTAAACCAGTGCCTGCAAAGAAGTTTCACAAGGATGAAGATGATGACTTTGTGCCATCCAATGACAAGAAAAAGGCGGCCGAGGTCAAACCCTCCAAGAAATTGAAAAGTGGATCAGGTGGAGGAGTTTCAAAGAATTCTGTTGATAAGGATGATGATGATTATGATGAAGATGAGCTTGATGATAAATATGTTGAGACTCCCATTAAAGCTGGTGGGAGAGGCAGGGGTGGAAGAGGAGCAGGAGCAGCTGCAGGAGGAAGAGGCAGAGGTGGTGGGAGAGGTGGGTTCATGAATTTTGGTGAGAGGAAGGATCCACCACACAAAGGAGAGAAG GAAGTTCCAGAAGGTGCTCCTGAATGTTTAGCTGGTCTGACTTTTGTTATAAGTGGGACACTTGACAG TTTGGAAAGGGAAGAAGCAGAAGATCTAATTAAGCACCATGGTGGTCGGGTCACTGGATCTGTCAGCAAAAGAACA AGTTTCCTTCTAGCTGATGAAGACATTGGTGGAAGGAAATCTTCAAAAGCCAAAGAGTTGGG TATCCCCTTTCTTACTGAGGATGGATTGTTTGACATGATCCGAAAATCCAAGCCTGCAAAAGCACACGTGCaggaagaacaaaagaagaaGGTTGAGAAATCACCAATAAAGAGCACTCCACTTAAAGTTGAAGCAAAAG TAGATCGAGTTGGTTCTGGAGGAAGAAAAGATGCTGCAAAAATTGTTAAGTCAGGCACCTCTCCTGGCAAGCCAAAAATCCAATCCACTGACCGCAGTTCATTGACATGGACCGAGAAATACCGACCTAAAGTTCCAAATGACATCATTGGCAACCAGTCACTT GTTAAGCAACTTCATGATTGGTTAATCCACTGGAATGAACAATTTCTGCATACTGACCAAAAGGGGAAGGGGAAAAAGCAGGCTGATAGTGGATCCAAAAAAGCTGTACTCTTAAGTGGATCTCCTGGGATTGGGAAAAGCACTTCAGCGAAGTTAGTTAGTCAGATGCTTGGATTTCAGGCTATTGAG GTTAATGCAAGTGATAATCGTGGCAAGGCAGATACCAAAATTGTTAAAGGAGTCGGTGGAAATACATCAAATTCTATCAAAGAACTTATCAGCAATGAAGCCCTAAGTTGTGGCAAGAACTG GTCAAAGCATCCAAAATCTGTACTAATCATGGATGAGGTTGATGGTATGTCTGCTGGAGATAGAGGTGGTGTTGCTGATCTTATTGCTagtataaaaatatctaaaatcccTATCATTTGCATCTGCAATGACCGCTACAGTCAGAAACTTAAGAGTCTTGTCAACTACTGCCTGCTGCTTAACTTCAGGAAGCCTACTAAACAGCAG ATGGCAAAGAGGTTGAAGCAGATTGCAGATGCTGAAGGTCTTCAAGTTAATGAG ATTGCACTTGAAGAACTTGCAGACAGAGTGAATGGAGATATGCGGATGGCAATAAATCAGTTGCAGTACATGAGCCTCTCGCAATCAGTAATCAATTATGATGATATCAGACAGCGCCTTCTTAGTAGTTCAAAAGATGAAGATATTTCACCTTTTACAGCCGTTGACAA GTTATTTGGTTTCAATGGTGGAAAATTGCGTATGGATGAGAGGATTGACTTGAGCATGAGTGACCCTGACCTGGTCCCTCTTATTATTCAG GAAAATTATATCAACTATCGACCGTCTTCTATTGGAAAGGATGACAATGGAGTCAAAAGAATGAACTTGCTTGCCCGGGCTGCTGAGTCTATTGGGGATGGTGACATAGTCAATGTCCAAATTAGAAGATATCGTCAATGGCAGCTATCCCAAGCTGGATCATTTGCCTCTTGCATAATTCC GGCTGCTTTGATGCATGGTCACAGGGAGACCCTTGAACcg GGAGAGCGAAACTATAACAGATTTGGTGGATGGTTGGGAAAGAACTCAACAACGGGAAAGAACTTGAGGCTTTTGGAGGATGTCCATATTCATATTCTTGCCTCCCAGGAAGCTAATATGAACAG AAAATATGGACCAACCACATCTTTGAGATGCGATGAAGCATTGTGGCATGCCCTTGAAGCTAAGTTCATAAGTTTTTATCCTTCATCATGTTTGTTTAATATAGTACCTTTGATGTGA
- the LOC105042420 gene encoding replication factor C subunit 1 isoform X2, translating to MSSDIRKWFMKQHDKGNGTASKPAAKPASAASEKPPSPVLDELVQGAQENSGRRKTSKYFATTTATESGSKQTTKDGKVTQKSPAKRKAQKIREDFQDDVKPVPAKKFHKDEDDDFVPSNDKKKAAEVKPSKKLKSGSGGGVSKNSVDKDDDDYDEDELDDKYVETPIKAGGRGRGGRGAGAAAGGRGRGGGRGGFMNFGERKDPPHKGEKEVPEGAPECLAGLTFVISGTLDSLEREEAEDLIKHHGGRVTGSVSKRTSFLLADEDIGGRKSSKAKELGIPFLTEDGLFDMIRKSKPAKAHVQEEQKKKVEKSPIKSTPLKVEAKDRVGSGGRKDAAKIVKSGTSPGKPKIQSTDRSSLTWTEKYRPKVPNDIIGNQSLVKQLHDWLIHWNEQFLHTDQKGKGKKQADSGSKKAVLLSGSPGIGKSTSAKLVSQMLGFQAIEVNASDNRGKADTKIVKGVGGNTSNSIKELISNEALSCGKNWSKHPKSVLIMDEVDGMSAGDRGGVADLIASIKISKIPIICICNDRYSQKLKSLVNYCLLLNFRKPTKQQMAKRLKQIADAEGLQVNEIALEELADRVNGDMRMAINQLQYMSLSQSVINYDDIRQRLLSSSKDEDISPFTAVDKLFGFNGGKLRMDERIDLSMSDPDLVPLIIQENYINYRPSSIGKDDNGVKRMNLLARAAESIGDGDIVNVQIRRYRQWQLSQAGSFASCIIPAALMHGHRETLEPGERNYNRFGGWLGKNSTTGKNLRLLEDVHIHILASQEANMNRETLRVDYFTLLLKQLTDPLRVMPKEEAVQKVVELMDTYSLSQEDFDTIVELSKFRGHPNPMEGIQPAVKAALTKAYKQGSSSRVVRAADLITLPGVKKAPKKRIAAMLEPVEGGLAEENGDAVAEGEEEDSSDSEDTDDVGSNTNGEAKPQLDLLGNKPKGVQVELDLKSNGKSKSGAKKKTPASKSQGSESAGKGPRGSGGGKRKR from the exons ATG TCGTCGGATATAAGGAAATGGTTTATGAAGCAACATGACAAGGGGAATGGGACTGCTTCCAAGCCTGCTGCAAAGCCTGCGTCGGCTGCTTCTGAGAAGCCGCCTTCACCTGTTTTAGACGAATTG GTGCAAGGAGCTCAAGAGAATTCAGGTAGAAGAAAAACAAGCAAATACTTTGCAACTACCACTGCAACAGAATCAGGCTCTAAACAAACAACAAAAGATGGAAAGGTGACTCAAAAATCACCTGCAAAGAGGAAGGCCCAAAAAATTAGGGAGGATTTTCAAGATGATGTTAAACCAGTGCCTGCAAAGAAGTTTCACAAGGATGAAGATGATGACTTTGTGCCATCCAATGACAAGAAAAAGGCGGCCGAGGTCAAACCCTCCAAGAAATTGAAAAGTGGATCAGGTGGAGGAGTTTCAAAGAATTCTGTTGATAAGGATGATGATGATTATGATGAAGATGAGCTTGATGATAAATATGTTGAGACTCCCATTAAAGCTGGTGGGAGAGGCAGGGGTGGAAGAGGAGCAGGAGCAGCTGCAGGAGGAAGAGGCAGAGGTGGTGGGAGAGGTGGGTTCATGAATTTTGGTGAGAGGAAGGATCCACCACACAAAGGAGAGAAG GAAGTTCCAGAAGGTGCTCCTGAATGTTTAGCTGGTCTGACTTTTGTTATAAGTGGGACACTTGACAG TTTGGAAAGGGAAGAAGCAGAAGATCTAATTAAGCACCATGGTGGTCGGGTCACTGGATCTGTCAGCAAAAGAACA AGTTTCCTTCTAGCTGATGAAGACATTGGTGGAAGGAAATCTTCAAAAGCCAAAGAGTTGGG TATCCCCTTTCTTACTGAGGATGGATTGTTTGACATGATCCGAAAATCCAAGCCTGCAAAAGCACACGTGCaggaagaacaaaagaagaaGGTTGAGAAATCACCAATAAAGAGCACTCCACTTAAAGTTGAAGCAAAAG ATCGAGTTGGTTCTGGAGGAAGAAAAGATGCTGCAAAAATTGTTAAGTCAGGCACCTCTCCTGGCAAGCCAAAAATCCAATCCACTGACCGCAGTTCATTGACATGGACCGAGAAATACCGACCTAAAGTTCCAAATGACATCATTGGCAACCAGTCACTT GTTAAGCAACTTCATGATTGGTTAATCCACTGGAATGAACAATTTCTGCATACTGACCAAAAGGGGAAGGGGAAAAAGCAGGCTGATAGTGGATCCAAAAAAGCTGTACTCTTAAGTGGATCTCCTGGGATTGGGAAAAGCACTTCAGCGAAGTTAGTTAGTCAGATGCTTGGATTTCAGGCTATTGAG GTTAATGCAAGTGATAATCGTGGCAAGGCAGATACCAAAATTGTTAAAGGAGTCGGTGGAAATACATCAAATTCTATCAAAGAACTTATCAGCAATGAAGCCCTAAGTTGTGGCAAGAACTG GTCAAAGCATCCAAAATCTGTACTAATCATGGATGAGGTTGATGGTATGTCTGCTGGAGATAGAGGTGGTGTTGCTGATCTTATTGCTagtataaaaatatctaaaatcccTATCATTTGCATCTGCAATGACCGCTACAGTCAGAAACTTAAGAGTCTTGTCAACTACTGCCTGCTGCTTAACTTCAGGAAGCCTACTAAACAGCAG ATGGCAAAGAGGTTGAAGCAGATTGCAGATGCTGAAGGTCTTCAAGTTAATGAG ATTGCACTTGAAGAACTTGCAGACAGAGTGAATGGAGATATGCGGATGGCAATAAATCAGTTGCAGTACATGAGCCTCTCGCAATCAGTAATCAATTATGATGATATCAGACAGCGCCTTCTTAGTAGTTCAAAAGATGAAGATATTTCACCTTTTACAGCCGTTGACAA GTTATTTGGTTTCAATGGTGGAAAATTGCGTATGGATGAGAGGATTGACTTGAGCATGAGTGACCCTGACCTGGTCCCTCTTATTATTCAG GAAAATTATATCAACTATCGACCGTCTTCTATTGGAAAGGATGACAATGGAGTCAAAAGAATGAACTTGCTTGCCCGGGCTGCTGAGTCTATTGGGGATGGTGACATAGTCAATGTCCAAATTAGAAGATATCGTCAATGGCAGCTATCCCAAGCTGGATCATTTGCCTCTTGCATAATTCC GGCTGCTTTGATGCATGGTCACAGGGAGACCCTTGAACcg GGAGAGCGAAACTATAACAGATTTGGTGGATGGTTGGGAAAGAACTCAACAACGGGAAAGAACTTGAGGCTTTTGGAGGATGTCCATATTCATATTCTTGCCTCCCAGGAAGCTAATATGAACAG GGAGACTTTGCGGGTGGATTACTTTACTCTTCTGCTGAAACAGCTGACAGATCCTCTGCGAGTGATGCCCAAG GAGGAAGCTGTTCAGAAGGTTGTGGAGTTAATGGACACTTATTCCCTAAGTCAAGAGGATTTTGATACCATTGTGGAGCTGTCCAAATTCCGG GGCCACCCTAATCCAATGGAAGGAATTCAACCAGCAGTTAAAGCCGCATTAACCAAGGCATATAAGCAGGGGAGCAGCTCTCGTGTGGTGCGAGCAGCAGACTTGATCACTCTTCCAGGCGTGAAGAAGGCTCCAAAAAAACGAATAGCAGCAATGCTGGAGCCAGTGGAGGGTGGTTTAGCTGAAGAAAATGGAGATGCTGTGGCAGAAGGTGAAGAAGAGGATTCTTCTGATTCAGAAGATACTG atgatGTTGGATCCAACACTAATGGTGAGGCCAAGCCACAGCTGGATCTCCTTGGCAATAAACCTAAAG GAGTTCAAGTGGAGCTTGATTTGAAAAGTAATGggaaatcaaaatcaggtgcCAAGAAGAAGACCCCTGCAAGCAAATCTCAGGGATCCGAGTCTGCGGGGAAGGGGCCCCGAGGTTCAGGGGGTGGAAAGAGGAAGAGATAA